From Oreochromis niloticus isolate F11D_XX linkage group LG14, O_niloticus_UMD_NMBU, whole genome shotgun sequence, one genomic window encodes:
- the LOC112842085 gene encoding uncharacterized protein LOC112842085 produces MSAFRPNNAVDQSARASSPELFLPHHDFYNDDFTQVDYDAIDSTVRSTINPAVFQGDLDAILPAEPPLPISERPRREDDVIFVSAHQENCRKISFKTEAVIENIQTPPQRKEEQEDDVIFVTAYQENCRKIPFKSEAEIENIPIQTPATDNWAEERENIPIQTPATDNWAEERENIPIQTPATDNRAEERARRRLHKRRILGDLKFMYAITVRAYASIYRHKDL; encoded by the exons ATGTCAGCATTCCGTCCAAACAACGCCGTCGATCAGAGCGCCAGGGCCAGCTCGCCAGAACTTTTCCTGCCTCACCACG ATTTCTACAACGATGATTTCACGCAAGTGGACTACG ACGCTATCGATAGCACGGTGAGGAGCACCATAAATCCGGCCGTTTTCCAAGGCGATTTAGACGCCATCCTCCCCGCAGAACCTCCGCTGCCGATCAGCGAAAGACCGCGGCGAGAAGACGACGTTATTTTCGTCTCCGCACACCAGGAGAACTGCAGGAAAATAAGTTTTAAAACCGAAG CGGTAATCGAGAATATACAGACCCCGCCGCAGcgaaaagaagaacaagaagacgACGTTATTTTCGTCACCGCATACCAGGAGAACTGCAGGAAAATACCTTTTAAATCCGAAG CCGAGATTGAGAATATACCTATTCAAACCCCCGCTACAGACAATTGGGCGGAGGAGCGag AGAATATACCTATTCAAACCCCCGCTACAGACAATTGGGCGGAGGAGCGAG AGAATATACCCATTCAAACCCCCGCTACAGACAATCGGGCGGAGGAGCGag CCCGACGGCGACTTCATAAGAGGAGGATCCTCGGAGACCTCAAATTCATGTACGCCATAACCGTCCGTGCATATGCATCAATATATCGACACAAGGATCTGTAA
- the LOC109205073 gene encoding uncharacterized protein LOC109205073, whose product MSEERSIPDALLEAVAELNRDVDHIAAPIDPLQPLENALQALLQNIENERRADRLNFDPLQPLENALQLYDQQREERSAEERQEQVQPAEEQPAEHQHGGGSWVQNDAVTRREQFNNFEIRRVFNIPSQDDAADLAQFYLDVRDNFVDLADRVRPEVSRNDRVQLEIISEHAQKHVVFNGDDRGENIVPAFEDLLARLIQSNGAIVVGSPLEIVVQVFRNPRGGGGPRKKIHKTLDDEILIKKRRCLYVVKNKNDNLCFAINLAHLTEPHFTDKQALERGRELQRLAGLSNRTQVTLTDIDKFEQILNRKIVVFYRPPEDRTLSLIETESPNTPHPLYLFLFRHHYYGIKNLKTFLGVPYICEECHRGYQKREEHVCQNRCNLCFDPACPARFLDAVICPDCNRSCRTRECYLKHKQPRIHSSSGLSVCQQLYKCPDCKLLSRRGKHRCRAARCKICRVELPPDENQHLCYIQPLKHETLDTTSIIFYDFETFPDQEGTHVPYLVCTKSLEGEEWHAYGVDCVGKFVQRYRRKRYRETTFIAHNAKGFDSYIILSHLVGEGMTPSLIMQGSKIICFTESDFLLKFIDSLSFLTMRLSAMPKALGFEDKSKGFFPHKFSSRGRLKYVGPYPPPSDYGVERMSLSEREEFLRWHGEAS is encoded by the coding sequence atgTCGGAAGAACGCAGCATTCCTGACGCTTTGTTGGAAGCCGTGGCAGAATTGAACAGAGACGTTGATCATATAGCAGCACCGATCGACCCCCTACAGCCTTTAGAAAACGCTTTGCAGGCCCTCCTTCAAAACATTGAAAACGAACGGCGTGCCGACCGACTGAACTTTGACCCTCTGCAGCCGTTAGAAAATGCTCTTCAGCTCTACGACCAGCAGAGGGAGGAGCGCTCTGCGGAGGAGCGGCAGGAGCAGGTGCAGCCTGCGGAGGAGCAGCCTGCGGAACATCAACACGGAGGAGGATCTTGGGTACAGAACGATGCGGTGACTCGCCGTGAACAATTTAATAATTTTGAAATAAGGCGAGTATTTAACATTCCCTCTCAGGATGACGCGGCCGACCTCGCTCAATTTTACCTCGACGTCAGGGACAATTTTGTAGATCTAGCGGATAGGGTGAGACCGGAAGTTAGTCGTAATGATCGGGTTCAACTGGAGATTATCAGCGAGCACGCGCAAAAGCACGTCGTTTTTAACGGCGACGATCGCGGCGAAAACATTGTACCGGCTTTTGAGGACCTGTTGGCCAGGCTGATACAATCAAACGGCGCGATCGTGGTCGGCTCTCCCCTAGAAATTGTTGTGCAAGTATTCAGAAATCCTAGAGGCGGCGGAGGCCCGCGTAAAAAGATTCACAAAACGTTAGATGATGAAATTCTAATCAAAAAGCGGCGCTGTCTGTAcgtggtaaaaaataaaaacgataATCTGTGCTTCGCCATTAACTTGGCTCACCTCACCGAGCCTCATTTCACAGATAAACAGGCCCTGGAACGCGGCAGAGAGCTGCAGCGTTTAGCGGGGCTGAGCAATCGGACCCAGGTAACCCTCACCGACATAGATAAATTTGAGCAAATACTAAATCGTAAAATCGTTGTGTTTTACCGCCCTCCCGAGGACAGGACTCTTTCGCTAATCGAAACAGAGTCCCCAAACACTCCTCACCCGCTGTACTTATTCTTATTCCGGCATCACTATTACGGgataaaaaatctaaaaacatttttaggaGTCCCGTACATTTGTGAGGAGTGTCACCGCGGGTACCAAAAACGCGAGGAACACGTCTGCCAAAATCGCTGCAATCTCTGTTTCGACCCCGCATGCCCCGCTCGCTTTCTGGACGCTGTAATCTGTCCGGATTGTAACAGGTCATGTCGCACTCGCGAGTGTTACTTGAAGCACAAACAGCCCAGAATTCACTCTAGTTCAGGCCTCAGCGTTTGTCAACAACTGTATAAATGCCCTGACTGCAAACTCCTCTCCCGTCGCGGGAAGCACAGGTGCAGAGCCGCCAGATGTAAAATCTGCCGCGTGGAGCTTCCTCCCGACGAAAATCAGCACCTGTGTTACATTCAACCTCTGAAACACGAAACCCTCGATACCACTTCCATAATCTTTTATGACTTTGAAACCTTCCCAGACCAGGAGGGGACGCACGTCCCTTACCTAGTGTGCACAAAATCGCTAGAAGGAGAAGAGTGGCACGCATACGGTGTAGACTGCGTTGGAAAGTTTGTTCAAAGATACAGAAGGAAAAGATATAGAGAGACCACATTCATCGCCCACAACGCGAAAGGGTTCGACAGCTACATAATTCTAAGCCACCTGGTGGGAGAGGGCATGACGCCCTCGCTCATCATGCAAGGCAGTAAAATTATATGTTTCACAGAATCCGATTTCCTTCTCAAATTCATAGACTCGCTTTCTTTCCTCACCATGCGTCTCAGCGCCATGCCCAAAGCTTTAGGCTTCGAGGATAAATCcaagggtttttttccccacaaattCAGCTCGCGGGGCCGTTTAAAATACGTGGGCCCGTACCCCCCTCCTTCGGATTACGGGGTAGAGCGCATGTCCCTCTCTGAACGAGAGGAGTTTCTGCGTTGGCACGGCGAGGCCTCCTGA